A stretch of Perognathus longimembris pacificus isolate PPM17 chromosome 1, ASM2315922v1, whole genome shotgun sequence DNA encodes these proteins:
- the Glipr1l1 gene encoding GLIPR1-like protein 1 codes for MALKTFSCLWTLSFFLLVASKSNIELSTTDSDFIDQCIKAHNDFRSRVKPPAADMQYLTWDADLARLAKEWSTQCKLQNNPCTTKPYQCFEDYEYVGENLWIGGIKEFTPKTAVTFWHNESKFYDIDMLSCSQVCGHYTQVIWANTNHIGCAISTCPNLGGASISLFVCNYGPAGNFANKPPYVKGKSCLLCQKGQKCVKRLCSKQQLLIIITIFCLEYPEKMMKSKASQRTTECLYVAEEALSLNLLPQYCDGCYYKHVPPHPVLEDDVNGDEKLYTWGYGWGTKSTRKKICTFSVWVKLKISHLKIQVFPFVWTFIRSFFRVARALALPGAFSRAPTHFPYEDGRMEVAVYGPAGTP; via the exons ATGGCTCTGAAGACATTTAGTTGCTTGTGGACCTTAAGCTTCTTTCTGCTGGTAGCCAGTAAGTCGAACATAGAGCTGTCTACCACAGACTCGGACTTCATAGACCAGTGCATCAAGGCCCACAATGATTTCCGGAGCAGGGTCAAGCCTCCCGCGGCTGACATGCAATATTTG ACCTGGGATGCTGACTTAGCAAGACTTGCTAAAGAATGGTCCACCCAGTGCAAACTTCAAAATAACCCATGTACTACAAAACCATATCAGTGCTTTGAAGATTATGAATACGTTGGAGAAAATTTGTGGATAGGTGGGATTAAAGAATTTACACCAAAAACTGCTGTTACTTTTTGGCACAATGAAAGCAAATTTTATGATATTGATATGCTATCATGTTCTCAAGTTTGCGGCCATTATACACag GTTATTTGGGCCAATACAAATCACATTGGTTGTGCAATTTCAACTTGCCCTAACCTCGGGGGAGCTTCAATTTCCTTATTTGTATGTAACTATGGACCTGC AGGAAATTTTGCAAATAAGCCCCCTTATGTAAAGGGAAAATCCTGCCTTCTGTGTCAAAAAGGACAGAAATGTGTCAAGAGGCTCTGCAGTAAGCaacaattattaataataataacaatattctgTTTGG AATATCCAGAGAAGATGATGAAGTCGAAAGCATCTCAGAGGACAACTG AGTGTCTATATGTAGCTGAGGAGGCTCTGTCTTTGAACCTGCTGCCTCAGTACTGTGATGGCTGTTATTACaaacatgtaccaccacacccagttctAGAGGATGATGTGAATGGGGATGAAAAATTATATACATGGGGGTACGGGTGGGgcacaaaaagtacaagaaagaaaatctgtacctTCTCAGTTTGGGTGAAACTTAAAATTTCTCATTTAAAGATTCAAGTCTTCCCTTTCGTTTGGACATTTATACGGAGCTTCTTTAGGGTTGCAAGGGCTCTAGCTCTCCCCGGGGCCTTCTCCCGGGCTCCAACACACTTCCCTTATGAAGATGGAAGGATGGAGGTTGCAGTTTATGGTCCAGCAGGTACCCCGTAG